Proteins from one Natrinema salinisoli genomic window:
- a CDS encoding thioredoxin reductase, whose amino-acid sequence MDTDAEQVGDDARGFDTDVAVVGGGPAGCAAGVFTARGDLETLLFDRGPSSLRRCASLENYLGFPCGIDVETFLELARDHAAAAGCRIREDLVESVTSLADGGFRLEPQDGDPVTARFVIAATKYDGAYLRGLDDDALFTVEEQDGETAERFDRDYPADDGRTPIDGLYVAGPLAGCGDQAIIAAGHGATAARALFRDLRRKDGYWGRFADRYDWRRDAADRRDEWADPERWVELFDVEAPDDYERSEIRRLAEAYAADREKTYVDPETADRRAERGQRRLAAAIDDEILLEAVDDESIREYGCGLDRASASDE is encoded by the coding sequence ATGGATACCGACGCCGAACAGGTGGGCGACGACGCTCGAGGGTTCGATACCGACGTCGCCGTCGTCGGCGGCGGTCCGGCCGGTTGTGCCGCCGGCGTCTTCACCGCTCGAGGCGATCTGGAGACGCTGCTCTTCGATCGGGGACCGTCCTCCTTACGGCGGTGTGCGTCCCTCGAGAACTACCTCGGCTTCCCCTGCGGGATCGACGTCGAAACGTTCCTCGAGCTGGCACGCGATCACGCGGCAGCGGCAGGGTGTCGAATCCGCGAGGATCTCGTGGAATCGGTCACGTCGCTCGCGGACGGCGGCTTTCGACTCGAGCCACAGGACGGCGACCCCGTGACGGCCCGGTTCGTGATCGCCGCGACGAAGTACGACGGCGCGTACCTCCGCGGACTCGACGACGACGCGCTGTTCACCGTCGAGGAACAGGACGGCGAGACGGCAGAACGGTTCGATCGCGACTATCCGGCCGACGACGGCCGGACCCCGATCGACGGGCTCTACGTCGCCGGCCCGCTCGCCGGCTGCGGTGATCAGGCCATCATCGCGGCCGGCCATGGGGCAACGGCTGCCCGGGCACTGTTCCGAGATCTGCGCCGGAAGGACGGATACTGGGGCCGCTTCGCGGACCGCTACGACTGGCGACGCGACGCCGCCGATCGACGGGATGAGTGGGCCGATCCCGAACGCTGGGTCGAACTCTTCGATGTCGAGGCCCCCGACGACTACGAGCGTAGCGAGATCCGGCGGCTCGCCGAGGCCTACGCGGCCGACCGCGAGAAGACCTACGTCGATCCCGAAACCGCGGATCGTCGCGCCGAACGCGGCCAGCGACGGCTCGCGGCGGCGATCGACGACGAAATCCTGCTCGAGGCCGTCGACGACGAGTCGATTCGGGAATACGGCTGCGGTCTCGATCGAGCCAGCGCGAGCGACGAGTGA
- a CDS encoding ABC transporter substrate-binding protein — translation MQATGNASRSRRSFVATGIAAGSAALAGCVSESDGRSETGSDSYTVSMAPMGDVEFDAVPESAFVTFPQYADMAVALGHGDAVETLFAPDMSGSTMNAFYDRLEGVSFEWEGLQNPLDGGLSEEQLYAVDSDVHFLDPSYVVKTDDDWTASDVSEIAETIGPWLGNFHSGVHSDPAPAYADSYEYYTLWELFEKVAAVFQEQGRYEALAELYDETRDHIESNLPPESDRPTVARVTLGDGVFYAYHLNTPGFWQAETRPLGARDALADMEWSGDWGEISYETMLDADPDVILHLWGITPQYAIENVRRRMESDPAGSELTAVRNDRVVASGMRYQGPIMNLFQLEMTAKQLYPERFGAWPGYDSGESYPEIPADERLFDRQRLARIITDGV, via the coding sequence ATGCAAGCGACAGGAAACGCGAGCCGGAGTCGCCGATCGTTCGTCGCGACGGGAATCGCGGCCGGGAGCGCGGCGCTGGCCGGCTGCGTCAGCGAAAGCGACGGTCGCTCCGAGACCGGATCCGATTCGTACACGGTATCGATGGCCCCGATGGGCGACGTCGAGTTCGACGCCGTTCCCGAAAGCGCGTTCGTCACCTTCCCGCAGTACGCGGACATGGCGGTCGCGCTCGGCCACGGTGACGCGGTCGAGACGCTCTTCGCACCCGATATGTCCGGCTCGACGATGAACGCCTTCTACGACCGACTCGAGGGCGTCTCCTTCGAGTGGGAAGGACTTCAGAACCCCCTCGACGGCGGACTCAGCGAGGAACAGTTGTACGCCGTCGACAGCGACGTTCACTTCCTCGATCCGTCGTACGTGGTGAAGACCGACGACGACTGGACCGCGTCCGATGTCTCGGAGATCGCCGAGACGATCGGCCCGTGGCTCGGTAACTTCCACAGCGGCGTTCACAGCGACCCGGCACCGGCCTACGCGGACAGTTACGAGTACTACACCCTCTGGGAACTCTTCGAAAAGGTCGCGGCCGTCTTCCAGGAGCAAGGCCGCTACGAGGCGCTCGCCGAACTCTACGACGAGACGCGGGACCACATCGAGTCGAACCTCCCGCCCGAGAGCGATCGGCCGACGGTCGCGAGGGTCACGCTGGGAGACGGGGTGTTCTACGCCTATCACCTCAACACGCCCGGCTTCTGGCAGGCGGAGACGCGGCCGCTCGGGGCTCGCGACGCCCTCGCCGACATGGAGTGGTCGGGCGACTGGGGCGAGATCAGCTACGAAACGATGCTCGATGCCGATCCGGACGTCATCCTCCACCTCTGGGGGATCACGCCGCAGTACGCTATCGAGAACGTCCGAAGACGGATGGAGTCCGATCCCGCCGGCAGCGAGTTGACGGCGGTACGGAACGACCGCGTCGTCGCCAGCGGGATGCGCTATCAGGGACCGATCATGAACCTCTTCCAGCTCGAGATGACGGCCAAACAGCTCTACCCCGAGCGCTTCGGCGCGTGGCCGGGCTACGACTCGGGCGAGTCCTATCCCGAGATCCCGGCCGACGAACGGCTGTTCGACCGCCAGCGCCTGGCGCGAATCATCACCGACGGGGTCTGA